Proteins from one Rhodoflexus caldus genomic window:
- a CDS encoding S41 family peptidase, translating to MKSRFYRMGSMLSVVCGLFAFNAQAQQEALWMRYPSISPDGQTIVFSYKGDLFKVPAAGGVATPLTIHDAHNTMPVWSRDGKQIAFASDRHGNFDVFVMSANGGEAKRLTFHSANDYPYDFTPDNQSVVFGTQRNDPNTSVRFANRTLFLKLYSVPVKGGRSVMINAAGTEQVHFNSKGNQIVFQDRKGYEDAWRKRHTSSVTRDIWLYDMTAKQYRKISAFEGEDREPKFSADDQSVYYLSEKNGAQNIFKIGVNGSGEQQLTRFADHPVRHLSRSANDLLCFTWNGEIYTLKEGEQPKKVTVMMAGDFRSNTEKTVSISSGASEMAPSPNGKEIAFVFRGEVFVTSVETGTTKRITNTPYQERSLSWGADSRTLYYAAERGESWDIMRSSIARKDDQYFYAATIINEEPVIATDKEEFQPEVSPDGKEIAYLEERNILKVFNLVTKQSRVIIPAGQNFSYSDGDQSFVWSPDSKWIAARSNKGRFNTNEILVFKADGSDNKGIDITQSGFGESVGGWALEGKALLFSTDRNGRKSLAYQGSRETDVYAVFFDQAAADRFRLSKEDFDLLKEREEKDKKDKKDSAGTTKKAWTMNFDRLDERKIRLTTFPLTMSSYALSPDGEKLYIMARLDRSYDIWTLETRTKELKVLAKLNAEGGQFEMSKDGKTLFAIAGGRISKIATADGKVTPVNIKGEMTLNTAGERAYIFEHAWRQVKKKFYDPQLHGIDWAMYRKAYERFLPHISNNYDFQELLSEILGELNASHTGGRYSPRFENPDATASLGLFYDEMAGGNGLKITEVIPGGPLDNANSMIRAGHVIEKIDGTAITADMDWAQLLNRKTGERTLLSVFNPTNGQRWEEVVKPISLGEENNLLYKRWVKTMQDMTEKLSGGQVGYVHVQGMNDGSFRTVYEEVLGKNINKKALIVDTRFNGGGWLHDDLVTFLGAKQYLTFGPYGFKSEGGEPLNKWTKPSCVLMSEGNYSDAFIFPYAYKQLGIGKLIGKPVPGTGTAVWWETQIDPTMVFGIPMIATMGKEGRPTENLQINPDIDVDNDYNSVLSGKDLQLERAVAEMLKEIK from the coding sequence ATGAAATCACGCTTTTACCGCATGGGAAGCATGCTGTCGGTAGTGTGTGGGCTTTTTGCCTTTAACGCACAGGCACAGCAAGAAGCGCTCTGGATGCGCTATCCTTCTATTTCGCCCGATGGGCAAACAATAGTTTTCAGCTACAAAGGCGATTTGTTTAAAGTGCCTGCCGCGGGTGGAGTGGCCACTCCGCTCACTATCCACGATGCGCACAATACGATGCCTGTTTGGAGCCGCGACGGCAAGCAGATTGCTTTTGCCAGCGACCGACACGGCAATTTTGATGTTTTTGTGATGTCGGCTAACGGAGGGGAAGCCAAGCGATTGACTTTTCACTCTGCCAATGATTATCCTTATGATTTTACGCCTGATAATCAGAGTGTTGTATTCGGAACGCAACGCAATGACCCCAATACCAGCGTTCGTTTTGCCAACCGGACATTATTCTTGAAATTGTACAGCGTGCCTGTAAAAGGCGGACGCAGCGTAATGATAAACGCGGCCGGCACAGAGCAGGTACATTTTAATTCAAAAGGTAATCAAATCGTTTTTCAAGACCGCAAAGGCTATGAAGATGCTTGGCGCAAGCGTCATACCTCTTCTGTTACCCGCGATATATGGCTGTATGACATGACGGCCAAACAATACCGCAAGATTTCGGCTTTTGAGGGAGAAGACCGTGAGCCCAAATTCAGCGCCGATGACCAGTCTGTTTACTACCTGAGCGAAAAAAACGGTGCGCAAAACATCTTTAAAATAGGTGTCAATGGTTCCGGCGAGCAGCAACTGACCCGCTTTGCCGACCATCCGGTGCGCCATTTGAGCCGCTCTGCCAACGATTTACTTTGCTTTACATGGAACGGCGAAATTTATACGCTCAAAGAAGGGGAGCAACCCAAGAAAGTAACCGTGATGATGGCAGGCGATTTCCGCTCCAATACCGAAAAAACGGTTTCTATCAGCAGCGGCGCTTCCGAGATGGCTCCTTCGCCCAACGGTAAAGAAATTGCTTTTGTGTTTCGCGGCGAGGTATTCGTAACCTCTGTGGAAACAGGTACAACCAAGCGGATTACCAATACCCCTTACCAAGAACGCAGCCTCTCATGGGGAGCAGACAGCCGCACGCTGTACTATGCAGCCGAACGAGGTGAAAGTTGGGACATTATGCGCAGTTCTATTGCCCGCAAAGATGACCAGTATTTTTATGCCGCCACCATCATTAACGAAGAACCGGTTATTGCGACCGACAAAGAAGAATTTCAGCCCGAAGTATCGCCCGACGGCAAAGAAATCGCCTATTTGGAAGAACGCAACATCTTGAAAGTGTTCAATTTGGTTACTAAACAGTCGCGTGTGATTATTCCTGCCGGGCAAAATTTCAGCTACTCCGACGGCGACCAGAGTTTTGTATGGTCGCCCGACAGCAAGTGGATTGCCGCGCGCAGCAACAAAGGGCGCTTTAATACCAACGAAATTCTGGTGTTCAAAGCCGACGGCTCGGACAACAAAGGCATAGACATCACCCAAAGCGGATTTGGCGAAAGTGTTGGCGGATGGGCGCTGGAAGGCAAAGCATTGCTGTTTTCTACCGACCGCAACGGACGCAAGTCGCTGGCATATCAGGGTTCACGCGAAACCGATGTGTACGCAGTTTTCTTTGACCAAGCCGCCGCAGATCGTTTCCGACTCTCCAAAGAAGATTTTGACTTGCTGAAAGAACGCGAAGAGAAGGATAAGAAAGACAAAAAAGACAGTGCAGGAACAACCAAAAAAGCATGGACAATGAATTTTGACCGCTTAGACGAGCGCAAAATTCGCCTGACGACTTTCCCGCTGACCATGAGCTCTTATGCGCTTTCTCCCGATGGCGAAAAACTGTACATTATGGCGCGTTTAGACAGAAGCTATGATATATGGACGCTGGAAACACGCACCAAAGAACTGAAAGTACTTGCCAAACTGAATGCCGAGGGTGGGCAGTTTGAGATGAGCAAAGATGGAAAAACCCTGTTTGCCATTGCAGGCGGACGTATCAGCAAAATAGCTACTGCCGATGGCAAAGTAACACCGGTCAATATTAAAGGCGAAATGACGCTGAACACGGCCGGCGAACGCGCTTATATCTTTGAACATGCTTGGAGGCAGGTAAAGAAAAAATTCTACGACCCGCAATTGCACGGCATTGACTGGGCAATGTATCGCAAAGCCTATGAGCGATTTTTGCCGCACATCAGCAATAATTACGATTTTCAGGAACTGTTGAGCGAAATCCTTGGCGAACTGAACGCTTCGCACACGGGAGGACGCTACTCACCGCGCTTTGAAAATCCTGATGCTACGGCTTCTCTGGGCTTGTTCTACGACGAAATGGCAGGAGGAAATGGCCTGAAAATCACCGAAGTAATTCCCGGAGGGCCTTTGGACAACGCCAACAGCATGATTCGCGCAGGGCATGTGATTGAAAAAATAGACGGCACTGCCATTACAGCCGATATGGACTGGGCGCAATTGCTCAACCGCAAAACAGGTGAGCGCACGCTGCTGAGCGTATTTAACCCTACTAACGGGCAGCGTTGGGAGGAAGTAGTAAAGCCTATTTCTTTGGGTGAGGAAAACAACTTGCTTTACAAACGCTGGGTAAAAACCATGCAGGACATGACCGAAAAACTCAGCGGCGGCCAAGTAGGCTACGTGCACGTGCAAGGCATGAACGATGGCAGTTTCCGCACTGTTTACGAAGAGGTTTTGGGCAAAAACATCAACAAAAAAGCCTTGATTGTAGACACCCGCTTCAATGGCGGCGGTTGGTTGCACGACGACTTGGTTACTTTTCTTGGAGCCAAGCAATACCTGACTTTCGGCCCTTATGGTTTCAAATCGGAAGGGGGTGAGCCTTTGAACAAGTGGACTAAGCCAAGCTGCGTGCTGATGAGCGAAGGCAACTATTCCGATGCTTTTATCTTCCCTTATGCCTACAAGCAATTAGGTATCGGTAAACTGATTGGCAAGCCCGTACCGGGAACAGGAACGGCCGTATGGTGGGAAACGCAAATTGACCCGACGATGGTGTTCGGCATCCCGATGATTGCAACAATGGGCAAAGAAGGTCGCCCGACCGAAAACCTGCAAATCAATCCTGATATTGACGTGGACAATGATTACAATTCAGTATTAAGCGGCAAAGACCTCCAACTGGAGCGTGCCGTTGCCGAAATGCTGAAAGAAATCAAGTAA
- the cysQ gene encoding 3'(2'),5'-bisphosphate nucleotidase CysQ, producing MSDFVFPFADIGELVKIAVRAGQIVMQHYQSSTLGIFKKSDHSPVTDADREAHRFIHTSLLQLTPHTPVLSEEGEHIPYEARKAWETFWLVDPLDGTQEFIGRTGHFAVCIGLIHQNYPVAGAVYLPAIQELFFADGKQSFKMLLNGTTVRLQLPHQPLQTPWRAVCSKGKMPEQDRAFLWQNWGINRATPMGSALKYCALAEGKADIFYRTRGNSEWDSAAGQAVLEQAGGHILAMNGERFSYNKPSLVNPPFVCLGFSDKQAVMPALQAAGAQ from the coding sequence ATGTCGGACTTTGTTTTCCCTTTTGCAGACATTGGCGAATTAGTCAAAATAGCTGTACGTGCCGGACAAATTGTAATGCAGCATTACCAAAGCAGCACATTAGGCATTTTCAAAAAGTCTGACCACTCACCTGTTACGGATGCCGACCGTGAGGCACACCGCTTTATCCACACAAGCCTTTTGCAACTTACACCGCATACTCCTGTTCTTTCCGAAGAGGGTGAGCATATCCCCTACGAAGCCCGCAAAGCATGGGAAACTTTCTGGTTGGTAGACCCATTGGACGGCACACAGGAGTTTATTGGCCGAACGGGACATTTTGCGGTTTGCATCGGGCTGATTCATCAAAACTATCCGGTGGCAGGTGCTGTTTACCTGCCTGCCATTCAAGAACTATTCTTTGCCGATGGTAAACAGTCATTCAAAATGCTGCTCAATGGCACCACTGTGAGGCTGCAATTGCCGCATCAACCTCTGCAAACACCGTGGCGGGCTGTTTGCAGCAAGGGCAAGATGCCCGAACAAGACCGTGCTTTTTTGTGGCAAAACTGGGGTATCAACCGTGCTACCCCTATGGGCAGCGCACTCAAATATTGCGCCCTTGCCGAAGGAAAAGCTGATATTTTCTACCGCACGCGCGGCAACAGCGAATGGGATTCTGCCGCAGGACAAGCCGTGCTGGAACAAGCCGGCGGGCATATTCTGGCAATGAACGGTGAGCGTTTCAGCTACAACAAACCGTCTTTGGTCAATCCGCCCTTTGTTTGTCTAGGCTTTTCCGATAAGCAAGCCGTTATGCCTGCTTTGCAAGCGGCAGGCGCACAATGA
- a CDS encoding ATP-binding protein — protein sequence MTRFSGEYFFRDRAAKSFLVFVAVLLPGFLYSQSEYLDSVEQRLSKATADTTRADILNELAFLYLNFNAKKACNYAEQALAIAEKINDRKRMAAAINRIGTAYWGTSDYEKAMYQFRRSLLIAEELQDKELIARNTAHIGLVYSGLNDYKQALKYLHQALHMFIHLQIPERTATLYYNISDVYTRQGITDSAIYYTEKAIPAIEKERPSVLSLLYVHHGAIALQQQKFEQATEWVGLALEQLKLYENIFAKSYAYCVRAEVANAKHEYQQAEEYARQALDFGLQAANKERIAKAYKALSTALYEQQKYKEAAESGVLYVAYKDSVHNDLAHNAMQIFEYERKEGELALMTSRQKAQESMFERQMAAQTKAIVLITIVLIFVSAAGLMIWQSQRKIKSQNQELEASFQKLEEQNQIIEHQNRTKDKIFSIIGHDLRTPINGLAALLELAAAGNISQEDMSYFSLHLRQSVKGLQLMLDNLLRWANTQLQGDKAFPQFFSVAEIVEEHMLLFTDTARMKQITLESKINGDVNVFADKDHLRLILRNLISNAIKFTQPGGKVLVEAYKEGESAAISVVDTGVGMSDTQLHDLFDENTHMTTYGTAGEKGTGLGLQLSYEIAQKNGGSISVLSAPGRGTTFIVRLPLAKQA from the coding sequence ATGACGCGTTTTTCCGGGGAGTACTTTTTTAGAGACAGGGCGGCAAAGTCTTTTCTGGTTTTTGTGGCAGTGTTGCTGCCGGGTTTTCTCTACTCTCAGTCGGAGTATTTGGACAGCGTTGAACAACGGCTTAGCAAGGCAACAGCCGATACCACAAGGGCAGATATCCTCAACGAACTTGCATTTTTATACTTAAACTTTAATGCTAAAAAGGCTTGCAATTATGCTGAGCAGGCATTGGCCATTGCAGAGAAAATCAACGATAGAAAGCGGATGGCTGCCGCAATTAATCGGATAGGAACTGCTTACTGGGGAACATCGGACTATGAAAAGGCTATGTATCAGTTCCGACGGTCTTTACTGATTGCCGAGGAACTGCAAGATAAAGAGTTGATAGCACGCAATACTGCACATATCGGTTTGGTATATTCGGGACTGAATGACTACAAGCAGGCACTGAAATACCTGCATCAGGCACTGCACATGTTCATCCATTTGCAGATTCCTGAACGCACAGCCACTTTGTATTACAATATAAGCGATGTTTACACGCGTCAAGGAATAACAGATTCGGCTATTTATTACACGGAAAAAGCAATTCCTGCGATTGAGAAAGAGCGTCCGTCCGTATTGTCATTGCTGTACGTGCACCATGGAGCAATTGCTTTGCAGCAGCAAAAATTTGAGCAGGCTACGGAGTGGGTCGGGCTTGCATTGGAGCAATTGAAATTATATGAAAATATTTTTGCTAAGTCGTATGCTTATTGTGTCCGTGCAGAAGTGGCTAATGCCAAGCATGAGTATCAGCAGGCAGAGGAGTATGCCCGTCAAGCGTTGGATTTTGGCTTGCAGGCTGCCAATAAGGAGCGGATAGCAAAGGCTTACAAGGCACTTAGTACTGCATTGTATGAGCAGCAGAAATATAAAGAAGCAGCCGAAAGCGGGGTGTTATATGTTGCTTACAAGGACAGTGTGCACAACGACTTGGCGCACAATGCGATGCAAATTTTTGAATATGAGCGAAAAGAAGGTGAACTGGCACTCATGACCTCACGACAAAAGGCTCAGGAAAGTATGTTTGAGCGTCAAATGGCTGCACAAACCAAGGCCATTGTTCTCATTACGATTGTGCTGATTTTTGTTTCTGCTGCCGGTTTGATGATTTGGCAAAGCCAGCGAAAAATCAAAAGCCAGAATCAGGAGCTTGAGGCTTCATTTCAAAAGTTGGAGGAGCAAAATCAGATTATAGAACATCAAAACCGCACCAAGGATAAAATTTTTTCCATCATCGGGCACGATTTGCGAACGCCGATTAATGGTTTGGCGGCACTGTTGGAATTAGCCGCCGCCGGCAATATTTCGCAGGAAGACATGTCTTATTTTTCTCTGCATCTTCGGCAAAGTGTCAAAGGTTTACAACTGATGCTCGACAATCTGCTCCGTTGGGCAAACACGCAGTTGCAGGGCGACAAAGCCTTTCCGCAGTTTTTTTCGGTGGCAGAGATTGTTGAAGAACACATGCTGTTGTTTACCGATACGGCACGCATGAAACAGATAACTTTGGAAAGTAAAATTAATGGGGATGTAAATGTATTTGCCGATAAAGACCATCTGCGGCTTATTTTGCGTAACCTGATAAGTAATGCCATTAAGTTTACGCAACCGGGGGGCAAAGTTTTGGTGGAGGCCTATAAAGAAGGCGAATCTGCAGCCATCAGTGTGGTAGATACAGGCGTAGGAATGTCGGATACACAGTTGCACGATTTATTTGATGAGAATACGCACATGACCACCTATGGCACGGCAGGAGAAAAAGGCACAGGTTTGGGGTTGCAGCTTTCCTACGAAATCGCACAAAAAAATGGAGGTTCTATTAGTGTGTTGAGTGCGCCGGGCAGAGGTACTACGTTCATTGTGCGCCTGCCGCTTGCAAAGCAGGCATAA
- a CDS encoding SusD/RagB family nutrient-binding outer membrane lipoprotein codes for MLKYIKVFSLAIGLVLFNSCKLDLLDSPNAVTLSNASPNFLLNRIQLDFATFFNQASDPGMRLTRMLNQGAAVYANAYTPQNLDALWTNGYANILTDAKTLIELSERANLPVHAGIARVIRAYVMATMVDYFGEVPFSEALDANNFNPKTDSGESIYQAAIADLDRAIANFGANAASVPTDYFFRGNRDSWIRAANTIKLKLLLTSRLANPSAATAGINALIAGNQLISTGAQSMAFRYSANLANPDSRHPRYASQYSPTGGGDYQSNFYMWTLVESKGFPDPRARFYFYRQVIRNTRDVNELRCINNQAPAHYPAGMPYCFGTFADLGYWGRDHLSNEGIPPDGLRRTAWGLYPAGGRFDDDRGQPVALVAGAQGAGIHPIMMSSFTDFMLAEAALTLRTTGNPRALLESAIRKSMADVRSYALSTIEGSVVTAFEAARGINWENEVNRYVTRVLALYDAAANDDQRLDVVLREYWIALHGNGVEAYNMYRRTGKPGNMQPALEVNPGGFIRSFFYPAVFANRNSNAKQKNNVETPVFWDKNPAGFVR; via the coding sequence ATGTTGAAATATATAAAAGTCTTTTCATTAGCCATTGGCCTTGTGCTGTTCAACTCATGTAAGTTGGACTTACTGGACAGCCCCAATGCCGTAACGCTGAGCAATGCCAGCCCTAACTTCCTGCTCAACAGGATACAGTTAGATTTTGCGACCTTCTTCAATCAGGCAAGCGACCCGGGTATGCGCCTGACGCGCATGTTGAACCAAGGAGCAGCGGTATATGCCAACGCTTATACACCGCAAAACTTGGATGCTCTTTGGACAAACGGTTATGCCAACATTCTGACTGATGCCAAAACACTTATTGAACTGTCAGAACGTGCCAACCTGCCCGTTCATGCCGGTATTGCCCGCGTGATACGTGCATACGTGATGGCAACCATGGTAGATTATTTTGGTGAAGTTCCTTTCTCCGAAGCGCTGGATGCCAATAACTTCAACCCTAAAACAGACTCCGGTGAATCTATCTATCAGGCAGCCATTGCCGACTTAGACAGAGCTATCGCCAACTTTGGTGCCAATGCAGCTTCTGTACCTACCGACTACTTCTTCAGAGGTAACCGCGACAGCTGGATTCGTGCAGCTAATACCATCAAGTTAAAGTTGTTACTGACCAGCCGTTTGGCTAACCCAAGTGCTGCTACTGCCGGTATTAATGCCCTGATTGCAGGCAATCAATTAATCAGCACAGGTGCTCAAAGCATGGCTTTCCGTTACAGCGCTAACTTGGCAAACCCCGACAGCCGTCATCCTCGTTATGCCAGCCAGTATTCTCCTACCGGTGGTGGCGACTATCAGTCCAATTTCTACATGTGGACATTGGTTGAGTCAAAAGGATTTCCGGACCCGCGTGCTCGTTTCTATTTCTACCGTCAAGTTATTCGCAACACTCGCGATGTAAACGAGTTGCGTTGTATTAACAACCAAGCACCTGCGCACTATCCTGCCGGTATGCCTTACTGCTTCGGTACCTTTGCCGATTTAGGCTACTGGGGTCGCGACCACCTGAGCAATGAAGGTATTCCACCCGATGGTCTGCGCCGCACTGCTTGGGGCTTGTATCCTGCCGGTGGCCGCTTTGATGACGACCGTGGCCAGCCCGTAGCGCTGGTTGCAGGTGCACAAGGAGCAGGTATTCACCCAATCATGATGTCTTCTTTCACCGACTTCATGCTTGCTGAAGCAGCACTGACACTGCGCACTACAGGCAACCCGCGTGCACTGTTGGAATCCGCTATCCGCAAGTCTATGGCAGACGTAAGAAGCTATGCGTTAAGCACCATTGAAGGCAGCGTTGTAACAGCTTTTGAAGCTGCACGCGGTATCAACTGGGAAAACGAAGTGAACCGCTATGTTACACGCGTATTGGCGCTGTACGATGCTGCTGCAAACGACGACCAACGCTTAGACGTTGTTCTGCGCGAATACTGGATTGCATTGCATGGCAACGGTGTAGAAGCCTACAACATGTATCGTCGTACCGGCAAACCCGGCAATATGCAGCCTGCATTGGAGGTTAACCCGGGCGGTTTCATTCGTTCATTCTTCTACCCTGCGGTATTTGCTAACCGTAATTCTAACGCTAAGCAAAAAAATAACGTAGAGACGCCTGTGTTCTGGGATAAAAATCCTGCGGGTTTTGTGAGATAA